AAAGACTTTGATTACACATTCTTCTTCAATGCCAATATGCTTTTTGTTTCGCCTGTAGACAAGGAGTTTCTGCCCCAAGAAGGACTCATGGCAGTGTTGCATCCAGGCTATTACAACAAGCCATCTTTCCTGTTTCCCTACGAAAGGAACAAGAAATCAACAGCCTATATCGCTCCTTTTGAAACCGATTATCATTATTATATGGGCAGCTTAAACGGTGGAACAACAAAAGAATACCTTATGCTTTGTCAAGCCTGCAGCCAGCAAATCCATACGGATTTAGACAATAATATAATCGCAATCTATCATGACGAGTCACACTTGAACTACTATCTCCACACACATAAGTGCATGAATGGTTCGCCAGCATATGCCTATCCAGAAGGCAAACAGCTTCCTTTTGAGCCTAAAATCATCATCAGAGACAAGGTGAAGATAAGCGCTTTCTTTGATAAAAGCAAGGGACATTCCCTATTGGCAAAGTTCAAAAAGGCCCTGCATATCGTGCTTCATGCAATCAAATGGTATATCTGATGAAAGGAAAGAGCACGCTATACAGCACACTATGGAGCATGGTTGAGCGTTTCTCGAAAACGGGAATACAAGTCTTGTGTACCTTTCTGATAGCCCAGATTGTGCCACCTTCAGAATTCGGACTCGTCAGTATGATGTCCATTTTCCTCGCTTTCTCCACGATATTAATTGACAGTGGCTTCGGACAGGCACTCATCCACGAGCAAAAGGTGACCGAAGAAGACAAGTCATCTATATTCTGGTTCAACGTACTGTTGGGCATTTCGGTCTATTTCTTATTCTTTATTTGTGCGCCATTCATCGCCGATTTCTATCATGAAGAGAAGCTGACGGCATTGATAAGAGTAGCATTCTTGGCCCTGATATTCCAGTCGTTTATCGTTGTTCCGCAAGCTCTTTTCTTCAAATCCATTAGTTTTAAGGTGGTCTCCAAAGTTTCTTTGGGTTCCATGCTCATGTCAGGTGGAATAGGAATTGCAGTCAGCCTACTACGTAAAGACGCATGGGGGCTTGTGCTGCAAAACCTTTCTTTTGCAGTTTTCCAAAGCCTTTTGTTCTGGTTTTACAGTTCTTGGAGACCAACAACTACCTTTATATGGTCTTCAGTTAAGAAGTATCTGCGCTTTTCTTTGCATCTTTTGGGCAGCAATTCTTTAGCAGCTATCACCGACAACTTAGCCAACTTGATTGTCGGAAAATACTATAACGCAACAATATTAGGCCACTATACCATAGCAAATAAAATTCCCTACCTCACTGCCGGCACGATTTCTTACTCCATACACCGCGTCAGTTATTCCGTCATGTCAACCTTTCAAGACGACAACAAGAAGCTAAGTATCTACAGTCAACACGTAGTCGGGACAGCATTCTGGCTGATAGGAAGTATCATGGTGATACTTTTTGTGGGGTCAGACTTCTTTGTTCAAATGCTTTTACCTGCCGGTTGGGAACCTGTAGCCACCTATCTTCGCTACTTTTCTGTCATTGGTTTTGTCTATCCTTTCTATGACATCAATCAGGATATCCTCCTGATCAAGGGACGCACTGACTGGCTTTTCCGACTTGATATCATCAGAAGAACCCTGTTGGTAGCAACAATTCTCCTTGGAATTCAATTCAACATTGTCATATTCCTGCGCCTTCTGACACTTTATTATATACTGAATGCTGTTACCGTGAGCTATTTAGCAGGCAGGTTAATCTCCTGCAATATCCTGCAACAGCTATGGCTTGTGCTGACGACACCAGTCTTTTTCCTACAACGCATGCAAAGAAAATCCAATGAAAATCATTAAGATTATAGGTGGACTTGGCAACCAAATGTTTCAATATGCATTAGCTGTTGCACTGCAAAAGAAATGGAAAGACGAGGAAATCAAACTCGACTTGCATGGCTTCAACGGCTATCATAAGCACCAAGGCTACCAACTTGACGAAATCTTCGGCCACAGATTTAAGGCTGCATCGCTGAAGGAAGTGGCACAATTGGCCTGGCCTTATCCGCATTATCAGCTTTGGAGGGTGGGCAGCCGACTGCTTCCTAAGCGCAAGACCATGGTATGTGAGTCGGCAGATTGCCGTTTTCAAAGTGATTTGTTGAACCTTGAAGGCAGCCTATACTATGATGGTTATTGGCAGAATGAACGCTATTTCAAAGCCTTCCGCACTGAGATTATCGAAGCCTTCAAGTTCACACCGCTCGTTGGTGACAGCAACCGAAAGGTTGAAAACATGCTGAAAGAAGGCCGTTTTGCCTCTCTTCATGTCAGAAGAGGTGATTACTTGAAAGAGCCTTTGTTTCAGAACACCTGCGATATCGCCTATTATCAGCAGGCCATTTCACGACTCAATCAAATGGCAGATCCCTATTGTTATCTCATCTTCTCCAACGACATCGCATGGTGCAAGACGCATATCGAACCGCTATGTGACGGGCGACGCACGCACTATGTAGATTGGAACCACGGCAAAGAAAGCTATCGCGACATGCAACTCATGACGTTTTGCAAGCACCACATCATTGCCAACTCCTCATTCTCATGGTGGGGTGCATGGCTCTCTACGGCAAACGATGGCATCACGATAGCCCCCCACCAATGGTATGCCAATGACCGAAAGCCCTCACCGGCTGTAGAAGCATGGCTAAAATTATAGGAATGAAATGCCGACGGCAGGCATTGTAGGGCTTATGATATCAAGACATGCGAGATGAAAAGCTGCCGATACCCTGCGCATTTTGTAAAGATTGTTAGCCTGTTTTTAACATCTCATGACGCAACCAAATAGAAATGAAAGTCTGCTTTCTACACCTATGTGAAGCCGTTTTGTGGTTTCGAGGTCGCCACTTCTGTCTTTTTGCGATGTAACTTGACGCTAATCACATCGCTATCTGCCTTAGATTGCACGCTGAAATGAAGCAAATGACGGCCTCATTTGATGCAAATCGCATGGCTTTTCAGCGTAATTTCACCTCATCATTTGCCTTAAATTTCATAATGATTTGATTGTCAAGACATTGCAAGATGCCCAAAAACGGCGCTTATTTGGAGCGAGGATAACTTTCATTTTGAATTCGCAAATCCTGCGAGGGCATTTGTAAAGTTACTTGAAAAGATTTAACCTATTTTCCGCTTACACGGATAATTGCCCGACAGACAAGTGCTTTGACCATGCAAATCAGGGTAAAAGGAGAAATCGAGACGGCCAGGAAAAAATGTGTATCCACTCAAGCAACGACTTCAAAGCAATGCATGGCACGGCCTTTTCATTCGTTGATGAGCAGATACACAGTCTGGATTTCGCTCCCATCAGCAGGGTTATCCGTTCTTCAGAAAGCCTCGTCTGCCCGCTAAAGAACTGAAAAGACGGCCCAAGAGCAGCAATCTGTGGTTAATTCAGCATGCAGATTTATAGCGGATATTCGTCAAATGCGTAGAGAACTGTAGAGAGATAGCGCTCTCCGGTATCGGGGAAAAGCGTCACAATTCGCTTGCCCTTATTCTCCGGTCTGCATGCAATCTCGGTGGCTGCAAAGGCAGCTGCGCCCGAAGAAATGCCCACTAAGAGACCTTCCTGCTGTGCCAATTGACGGCCTGTAAGGATAGCTTGGTCGTTCTCTACCTTGAAAACCTCGTCAATATAGGTGCTGTCATAGGTCTCAGGAACAAAGCCTGCACCGATACCTTGTATCTTGTGAGGGCCGCTCTTGCCACCGCTCAGCACGGGAGAATCGGCAGGTTCGACAGCAACTACATGTATGTCGGGGTTCTGTTCCTTAAGATATTTGCCTATGCCTGCTACCGTTCCACCTGTTCCAACGCCTGCAACGAAGATGTCAACTCTGCTGTCGGTATCCTGCCAAATCTCAGGACCTGTGGTGTGATAATGCATGCGTGGGTTGGCTTGATTAATGAACTGACCGAGGATGATGCTGCCCTCGATGCTGTCACACAACTGTTCTGCTGCCTTGATAGCCCCTTTCATGCCCTCTTTTCCATCGGTAAGTTTCACCTGTGCACCATAGGCTTTCACGAGACTTCGACGCTCAATGCTCATCGTTTCGGGCATCGTGAGGATGAGTCGGTAGCCTTTCACGGCTGCCACCAAAGCCAACCCGACACCCGTGTTGCCACTCGTCGGCTCGATAATCGTGGCACCCGGTTTCAGTTTTCCGGCCTTTTCAGCCTCTTCAATCATAGCCCATGCGATGCGGTCTTTCACACTTCCGCCCGGATTGAAATACTCAATCTTGGCTATGACGGGTGTTTCTACACCGCGAAACTTGGAATATTTGCTAAGCTCCACTAAGGGAGTGTGACCGATAAGATCGGTAATTTGTCTGTAAATCTTTGTCATATGCTTTGTTTTTATTCATTATCCTGCTGCAAAGGTAAGGCTAAATCATGACTTGGGGTATCGCATATTCAGGGCATATTGCATACCACAAATATGGTATTTGCTATGATTTCACGGCAACATCCCGCTTTGACTTACTCTTGATGACGAACCAAACACCTGTGAAAACCAATAGAACTGCGAGCCCCTGAAGCCATGTAAAGACACCTATTCCGGTAGCAATGCTGACTGAAACTGCCACGATGGGTTGCACATAATTATAGATGCTGACCACTGTCGGGCGCAGATAATGCTGGCCAACCATCGTGAGAATATAACTTAAATAGGTGCCGAAAAAGACGACAAAGCCTGCTTCCCACCAACTCTTCAAAGGCACTTCGCACCACTGAATGGCAGCAACATGAGTGAAAGAAAACGGCCAGATGAGAAGTGTTGCCCATAGAAACATCCATTTGTTGACCGTGAAAACCGAGTAACGCTTAATGAGTTTGTTGAATAAAGAAAGGTAAAGCGCAAACGAAAGTTGGGCACCTATGCACATCAGGTCACCGCGGATGTCACCCACTTTGTCGCTGACTGCGGCCGCACTTGTCAGTACTAAAATCACAGCTCCACAGAAACCAACGAACACTCCGAGGGCTTTCTGAAATGTGATAGGCTCTTTCAATATCAGGAAAGCAAGCACCATGGCGAAGATGGGCATGGAGGTGGTGACGATACTTGAATTGACTGGCGAGGTAATACTCAATCCTATGGTATATAAACATTGGTTACAAGCCAAACCAAACACGGCAGCTCCGGCGAAAAGTAGCTTGTCGCGAAGAGATACTTTCTCCTTTTTCGTGAACAAAGCTGTCAGCCAAAAGAGTATGGCTCCGCCCATTACACGCATTGAAACCATGCTGATACCATCGAAACCATGGGTCATTGCGTCCTTCCCCAATGGCGCCATGAGTCCCCAAAAGACTTCGGCCATCAGCATACTCAAATGGGATTGGAGTGGAATATTATGTTTGAAATTCATTTTGTAAATACAGTTCTTGCGTGCAAAAGTATAAAAAAATGCGCTCACTACGCCTTTCATACCGTTTTATTTACTATATTTGCGGTATAGATAGCATACGATATGAAATACGCAGACTATATCGAACAGATTGAAATCGAGTCACTTTGGAGTGGCACGAAACATATCTTGTGGAATCTCGACCGCAAAGTGAACATCTTAAGCGGTATCAACGGCGTCGGCAAAAGCACAATATTGTCGAAGGTTATCCGTGGACTTTCACAGGGAGGAGAGTTCCCAAGCCACTTGTTGAAAGGTGTGCATTTGAAAGTTCAGCCGTCAGATGCCAAGTGGATTCGCTATGATGTAATCCGCTCTTTCGACCGACCTATGGTCAGCAGTGACTCACTTTCACAGATAGAAAACCTGAACACAGAACTTGATTGGCAGCTCTTTCTGCTGCAACGCAAGTATCTCGACTATCAGGTTAATGTCGGCAACCGTATCATTGAAGTGCTTCAAAGCGGCGCAGATGACGCTGCTCAGCAGGCACAAAGCATCTCGGATGCCAAGAAAATGTTTCAAGATATCATCGATGATCTGTTTAAAGAGACCGGCAAACAAATCATCCGAAGTGAAAACGAAATACGTTTCTCACAGCTTGGAGAGGTGTTGAGACCTTATCAACTGTCGAGTGGTGAGAAACAAATGCTGGCTATTCTGCTGACAGTTTTAGTGGAAGACCGCAAGCCTTACGTGCTTTTCATGGACGAACCCGAGGTGAGTCTGCATTTCGAATGGCAGAAACGACTCATCGAACTCATTCTGAAACTCAATCCAAATGTGCAGCTTATCGTGGCAACACATAGTCCGGCAGTCATTATGAACGGCTGGATGGACCATGTAACAGAGGTGACCGACATCACCCTATAAATGAAATCAGCAGACAATGGGACGCAGACTGAGAGACAATATCACTTCGCATTACTTTGAAGCAGCCAATCGTTTGGCTTCAAAACGTGCGCGCCGAAAGGTCATTGCCTATGTGGAGAGTTACGATGATGTCTTCTTTTGGCGTACAATTCTAAGTCGTTTTGAAACGCAAGACCGCTATTTTGAGGTCATGCTTCCTACGAGAATGTCACATCTGGAGCGTGGAAAGAAGGCGGCAATCAGCAGTCTTCTCAATGGCGTTGGACAGGACATGATCGCTTGTGTGGATGCCGATTACGACTATTTAATGCAGGGTGCGTCGCCCAATTCACGCATGTTGCTTGAAAATCCCTATGTCTTTCACACCTTTGCCTATTCAATTGAGAACCTGCAATGCTATGCCTCAACACTTCATGACGTTGCAGTGGCAGTGACATTGAACGATCACCAAATCTTCGATTTCAATGATTTCATGCGGCAATATTCCGAGGCTATCTATCCTCTTTACGTGTGGAATATCTGGTATTATCGGTCAACACACTACGGCGAATTCACCATAACAGACTTCAATCACATTATTGATGTGGGTGACATCAATATCGATTACCCCGAGATTGCACTCGAACGACTTCGCAAGAAGGTTGGAAGGGCGGTTGAAAAACTGCGCCAACGCAATCCCGATGCACGCGAAAGCTATCAACAAGTGAAAGAAGACATGAAGCGATTAGGCGTCAATGCCCACAACACCTATTTATACATACAAGGTCATCACCTTTTCGATCACGTAACATTGCCGTTGCTTGAGCGTGTATGTAATCGGCTTATGCGTGAGCGTGAGCGTGAAATCAGCAGGCTATCTCTGCATAATGTGCAGTATCAGACCGAGATATCGTCTTACAGGAACAGTGTTGGTGATGCTCAAAAGATGCTTAAAAAGAACATGGGATACCTGCTTTCACCACAGTATGAGCAAATACTTGATGCACTGAAAGCCGCATGGGAGTCAAAAGAAGCGGTTTCGTCAGCGTCTCAACAGGAACAAAATAAAACATTGAACAATGAAAATCATCAAAACAGGGAAGCCACTTTCAGAGCGCGAAAGTGAGTCTTTGAATATTTATCTCAATGAAATTGGAAAGGAAACCATTCTTTCTGATGACGAAGAAAAGCAGTTGTCAAAGCAAATTATGGCTGGCGGAGCAGCTGCAGAGCGAGCCATCGGCAAACTCACTTCAGCCAATCTGCGCTTCGTAGTGTCTATAGCCAAGCAATATGTTGACCGAGGTGTGGCCATTCTTGACCTCATCAGCGAAGGCAACATCGGCCTGATGAAGGCAGCAAGAAGCTTTGACGGCAGTCGAGGTCTACGCTTTGTAGGCTATGCCGAGCCTTTTGTTCGCAAGGCAGTTGAGGCAGCTGTCAACGAACAGAGTGGCATTTTCCGTCTTCCCAAGCATGAACACAGCGCAGAAGAAAAAGCCAACAGCCGTGCTTTTTCTGTTGATGCACCGCTCCAAAACGGTAAGA
The nucleotide sequence above comes from Segatella oris. Encoded proteins:
- a CDS encoding family 6 glucosyltransferase, which translates into the protein MKIAILYICTGRYAQFFHDFYQSAKQYFLTDEDKTFFVFTDQVLPDKSNDIRVIPQACKGFPMDSLLRFDYFLSIQDELKDFDYTFFFNANMLFVSPVDKEFLPQEGLMAVLHPGYYNKPSFLFPYERNKKSTAYIAPFETDYHYYMGSLNGGTTKEYLMLCQACSQQIHTDLDNNIIAIYHDESHLNYYLHTHKCMNGSPAYAYPEGKQLPFEPKIIIRDKVKISAFFDKSKGHSLLAKFKKALHIVLHAIKWYI
- a CDS encoding lipopolysaccharide biosynthesis protein, coding for MKGKSTLYSTLWSMVERFSKTGIQVLCTFLIAQIVPPSEFGLVSMMSIFLAFSTILIDSGFGQALIHEQKVTEEDKSSIFWFNVLLGISVYFLFFICAPFIADFYHEEKLTALIRVAFLALIFQSFIVVPQALFFKSISFKVVSKVSLGSMLMSGGIGIAVSLLRKDAWGLVLQNLSFAVFQSLLFWFYSSWRPTTTFIWSSVKKYLRFSLHLLGSNSLAAITDNLANLIVGKYYNATILGHYTIANKIPYLTAGTISYSIHRVSYSVMSTFQDDNKKLSIYSQHVVGTAFWLIGSIMVILFVGSDFFVQMLLPAGWEPVATYLRYFSVIGFVYPFYDINQDILLIKGRTDWLFRLDIIRRTLLVATILLGIQFNIVIFLRLLTLYYILNAVTVSYLAGRLISCNILQQLWLVLTTPVFFLQRMQRKSNENH
- a CDS encoding alpha-1,2-fucosyltransferase, which encodes MKIIKIIGGLGNQMFQYALAVALQKKWKDEEIKLDLHGFNGYHKHQGYQLDEIFGHRFKAASLKEVAQLAWPYPHYQLWRVGSRLLPKRKTMVCESADCRFQSDLLNLEGSLYYDGYWQNERYFKAFRTEIIEAFKFTPLVGDSNRKVENMLKEGRFASLHVRRGDYLKEPLFQNTCDIAYYQQAISRLNQMADPYCYLIFSNDIAWCKTHIEPLCDGRRTHYVDWNHGKESYRDMQLMTFCKHHIIANSSFSWWGAWLSTANDGITIAPHQWYANDRKPSPAVEAWLKL
- the cysK gene encoding cysteine synthase A — translated: MTKIYRQITDLIGHTPLVELSKYSKFRGVETPVIAKIEYFNPGGSVKDRIAWAMIEEAEKAGKLKPGATIIEPTSGNTGVGLALVAAVKGYRLILTMPETMSIERRSLVKAYGAQVKLTDGKEGMKGAIKAAEQLCDSIEGSIILGQFINQANPRMHYHTTGPEIWQDTDSRVDIFVAGVGTGGTVAGIGKYLKEQNPDIHVVAVEPADSPVLSGGKSGPHKIQGIGAGFVPETYDSTYIDEVFKVENDQAILTGRQLAQQEGLLVGISSGAAAFAATEIACRPENKGKRIVTLFPDTGERYLSTVLYAFDEYPL
- a CDS encoding DMT family transporter, producing MNFKHNIPLQSHLSMLMAEVFWGLMAPLGKDAMTHGFDGISMVSMRVMGGAILFWLTALFTKKEKVSLRDKLLFAGAAVFGLACNQCLYTIGLSITSPVNSSIVTTSMPIFAMVLAFLILKEPITFQKALGVFVGFCGAVILVLTSAAAVSDKVGDIRGDLMCIGAQLSFALYLSLFNKLIKRYSVFTVNKWMFLWATLLIWPFSFTHVAAIQWCEVPLKSWWEAGFVVFFGTYLSYILTMVGQHYLRPTVVSIYNYVQPIVAVSVSIATGIGVFTWLQGLAVLLVFTGVWFVIKSKSKRDVAVKS
- a CDS encoding AAA family ATPase — protein: MKYADYIEQIEIESLWSGTKHILWNLDRKVNILSGINGVGKSTILSKVIRGLSQGGEFPSHLLKGVHLKVQPSDAKWIRYDVIRSFDRPMVSSDSLSQIENLNTELDWQLFLLQRKYLDYQVNVGNRIIEVLQSGADDAAQQAQSISDAKKMFQDIIDDLFKETGKQIIRSENEIRFSQLGEVLRPYQLSSGEKQMLAILLTVLVEDRKPYVLFMDEPEVSLHFEWQKRLIELILKLNPNVQLIVATHSPAVIMNGWMDHVTEVTDITL
- a CDS encoding DUF4435 domain-containing protein, whose protein sequence is MGRRLRDNITSHYFEAANRLASKRARRKVIAYVESYDDVFFWRTILSRFETQDRYFEVMLPTRMSHLERGKKAAISSLLNGVGQDMIACVDADYDYLMQGASPNSRMLLENPYVFHTFAYSIENLQCYASTLHDVAVAVTLNDHQIFDFNDFMRQYSEAIYPLYVWNIWYYRSTHYGEFTITDFNHIIDVGDINIDYPEIALERLRKKVGRAVEKLRQRNPDARESYQQVKEDMKRLGVNAHNTYLYIQGHHLFDHVTLPLLERVCNRLMREREREISRLSLHNVQYQTEISSYRNSVGDAQKMLKKNMGYLLSPQYEQILDALKAAWESKEAVSSASQQEQNKTLNNENHQNREATFRARK
- a CDS encoding RNA polymerase sigma factor RpoD/SigA, which gives rise to MKIIKTGKPLSERESESLNIYLNEIGKETILSDDEEKQLSKQIMAGGAAAERAIGKLTSANLRFVVSIAKQYVDRGVAILDLISEGNIGLMKAARSFDGSRGLRFVGYAEPFVRKAVEAAVNEQSGIFRLPKHEHSAEEKANSRAFSVDAPLQNGKNVNLLSILSDPTAARPDQEALETSVKEELREAMNILDNRERNVVEAFYGIGQPHLTFAEIGEKMGLKRERVRQIRNKAVRKLNRNTTSDMLKAYLE